Proteins co-encoded in one uncultured Draconibacterium sp. genomic window:
- a CDS encoding SusD/RagB family nutrient-binding outer membrane lipoprotein: protein MKLIKVTYRLFLVLLVVTFASCSDHLTDLNVNPNGVDPAIVNPNLMVPTIITSTAQYYLEEGYRGGSAGVMQYIQQSGWSGETNKFDWDSDRDWGTQYDMLRTAKHLYDRSLEEGMEFQQGVAIVIRAFNFAYITDSWGDAPYTNALRADEGEQEDLFPAFDAQETIYKGIIEELKAANILLSKSAADYQGINTDADVLYEGDPAMWRKFANSLMLRYYMRVSEKLPDYAKAGIEEIVSNAGDYPIFTSIDDDATMPFIGSSNDDSWPANTTYDASESAFDRIQLCAGFRDVLTDFEDPRLSVWFNPVVVPIKVSSSVAEDEVIDGVRYLNPDYMDENDYVVYNKSTWVDDVEAGKTLVDTMMYAGLPIASTTGDGSGWNLNPNKIQGGPNVHNSALADMYKDETGDLLEARLISYAEVCFILAEAAQKGWSVGSAQDWYEKGIKASFNTWEIGDDYSAYINNPKVVFDGSLEQIITQKWIANWTVAHESWCDWRRTGYPALSIGTKGVRNAMPIRYQYGSSEIARNGDNYDDAVDGLEETAFTATDGKDSAWSKIWLLKGTSKPY, encoded by the coding sequence ATGAAATTAATAAAAGTAACATACAGATTATTTCTTGTCTTGTTGGTTGTAACTTTCGCGTCGTGTAGCGATCATCTGACAGACCTGAATGTAAATCCTAACGGAGTTGATCCGGCAATAGTGAATCCCAATCTGATGGTACCTACCATTATAACAAGCACTGCTCAGTATTACCTGGAGGAAGGCTATCGAGGCGGATCTGCAGGAGTAATGCAATATATACAACAAAGTGGATGGAGTGGAGAAACAAATAAGTTTGACTGGGATAGTGATCGGGATTGGGGCACTCAATATGATATGCTGCGAACTGCAAAACACCTTTATGACCGTTCGCTTGAAGAGGGGATGGAGTTTCAGCAAGGAGTTGCCATTGTAATTCGCGCTTTCAACTTCGCTTATATTACCGATTCATGGGGTGATGCCCCTTATACAAATGCACTACGTGCTGATGAAGGAGAACAGGAAGATTTATTTCCTGCCTTTGATGCACAGGAAACTATCTACAAAGGAATTATTGAAGAATTAAAGGCCGCAAATATTTTGTTATCAAAATCAGCGGCTGATTATCAAGGCATTAATACCGATGCTGATGTTTTGTACGAAGGAGATCCTGCGATGTGGCGCAAATTTGCCAATTCGTTGATGCTGAGATATTATATGAGGGTGTCAGAGAAACTTCCGGATTATGCAAAAGCAGGAATCGAAGAGATAGTTTCTAATGCCGGGGACTATCCGATTTTTACCTCTATCGACGATGATGCTACAATGCCGTTTATTGGCTCGTCAAACGACGATTCGTGGCCTGCAAATACTACTTATGATGCATCAGAAAGTGCTTTTGACAGAATTCAGCTTTGCGCTGGTTTCAGAGATGTTTTGACCGACTTTGAAGATCCAAGGCTTTCTGTTTGGTTTAACCCTGTGGTTGTACCCATAAAGGTTTCTTCTTCCGTTGCTGAAGATGAAGTTATTGACGGGGTACGTTATCTGAATCCTGACTATATGGATGAGAACGACTATGTTGTTTATAATAAATCAACTTGGGTAGATGATGTTGAAGCAGGAAAAACGTTGGTTGATACAATGATGTATGCAGGCTTGCCAATTGCGTCAACTACCGGAGATGGTTCCGGCTGGAATCTCAATCCAAACAAAATTCAAGGGGGGCCCAATGTGCACAATTCGGCATTGGCTGATATGTATAAAGATGAAACCGGAGATTTGCTTGAAGCTCGTTTGATTTCTTATGCTGAAGTTTGTTTTATTCTTGCTGAAGCCGCACAAAAAGGTTGGTCTGTTGGTTCTGCTCAGGACTGGTACGAGAAAGGAATTAAGGCGTCTTTTAACACCTGGGAAATCGGTGACGATTATTCAGCCTATATCAATAATCCGAAGGTAGTTTTTGATGGTTCTTTGGAGCAAATCATTACTCAGAAATGGATTGCAAACTGGACAGTTGCACACGAATCATGGTGCGACTGGAGAAGAACCGGTTACCCAGCGCTTTCAATTGGAACAAAGGGTGTGCGCAATGCTATGCCAATTCGTTATCAGTATGGAAGTTCCGAAATTGCCAGAAATGGAGATAACTATGATGACGCTGTTGATGGTCTTGAGGAGACTGCTTTTACTGCAACCGATGGCAAAGATAGTGCCTGGTCAAAGATTTGGCTACTGAAGGGAACAAGTAAACCCTACTAG
- a CDS encoding PmoA family protein — MAICACQEKKEKVEIDVDEANKKAEVLIDGQLFTSYIYPENIMKPTLWPVISPAGNMVTRSFPLVEKEGDRADHPHHVGVWLNYGDVNGFDFWNNSEAIPEERRGGYGTIYHESFVKAESGAGKGILETTAKWKAPNGDVLLNEESHFEFLAVSPELRIIDRTTTLTAVADEVKFTDNKEGMFAIRVARELELPSDKPTELVDSHGVVTKVAQMNNKNITGDYRSADGVEGGDVWGTRCRWMKLSGKIEGEDISLVIIDNPKNVGYPTYWHARGYGLFAANTLGQKIFSNGKQELNFSLKKGESTTFKYRLVVASENITDDKINQLADDFGKK, encoded by the coding sequence ATGGCTATATGCGCATGTCAGGAAAAGAAAGAAAAAGTTGAAATAGATGTCGACGAAGCCAATAAAAAGGCAGAAGTTTTGATCGACGGACAACTTTTTACTTCATACATCTACCCCGAAAATATCATGAAGCCTACACTTTGGCCGGTAATTAGTCCGGCCGGAAATATGGTAACCCGTAGTTTTCCGTTAGTTGAAAAAGAAGGCGATAGGGCAGATCACCCACATCATGTTGGCGTGTGGTTAAATTACGGCGATGTAAATGGTTTCGATTTCTGGAATAACTCTGAAGCTATTCCAGAAGAACGAAGAGGTGGTTACGGGACAATTTATCATGAGTCTTTTGTGAAAGCAGAAAGTGGAGCAGGGAAAGGTATTCTTGAAACCACCGCAAAATGGAAAGCTCCAAATGGTGACGTTCTTTTGAATGAAGAATCGCATTTTGAATTTTTAGCTGTTTCACCAGAACTGAGAATAATCGACCGTACAACTACGTTAACTGCTGTTGCCGACGAAGTAAAATTTACGGATAATAAGGAGGGTATGTTTGCGATTCGAGTAGCTCGTGAGCTGGAGTTGCCTTCTGATAAACCTACCGAACTCGTCGATTCGCATGGAGTAGTTACAAAAGTGGCACAGATGAATAATAAAAATATTACAGGAGATTATCGCAGTGCTGATGGTGTTGAGGGCGGAGACGTATGGGGAACGCGCTGCCGTTGGATGAAGTTATCTGGAAAGATAGAAGGTGAAGATATTTCGTTGGTAATTATTGATAACCCCAAAAATGTTGGCTATCCTACTTATTGGCATGCGCGTGGGTACGGATTATTTGCTGCAAATACGTTGGGGCAAAAAATATTCTCGAACGGAAAACAAGAATTGAATTTTAGTTTGAAAAAAGGAGAAAGCACTACGTTTAAGTATAGACTAGTAGTTGCTTCAGAAAATATAACTGACGACAAAATCAACCAGTTGGCTGATGATTTTGGTAAAAAATAA
- a CDS encoding SusC/RagA family TonB-linked outer membrane protein, which translates to MRKRFLQLLLTGLFAVICINSFAQINVNGTVTSDDGELLPGVSILVKGTANGVVTDFEGNYTFNGVPTDAVLVFSFVGMQTQEVVVDGKFKIDVVLTTSSIGMDEVVVTALGISREKKSLGYSVAEVDGESLQKVAQENVLNALSGKVSGVTVNSTGGPGSSVSMVIRGASSLTSDNQPLFVVDGIPMNNTLNNVTAIGRDNKPDYGNAISDINSDDIASMTVLKGPSAAALYGSRAGNGVVLITTKSGKKSKGLGVTITSNTVIDNPYKYLDMHNLFANGQRPFTQTDRPNNGLDYYSVPVGDSYWVGPELDKGMMAYQWPYFNESGALTATPLVSHPDNYKEFFETGFTTTNTVSVNNSSEKVDYRISYSNMQNQGIIPNSDLHKNSIGLNSTLRLTDKLSISTNVNFVSNGADNRPSTGNRGTNPLQALYDINSSIDVDDLKNYWEPGKEGIQQNAPYNLEVNPDGTYGKGDDINNPYFIANEVNNSFRRDRVFGNARIDYEFNKQLSLMLRYTHDQFNEKRETKIAPSYTRDANGVYGLEELYRIEQNADFLLAYKKTFDDWSFNASVGGNYMYQYAENSLAATKDRGSGLIVPGVYNLGNIAPDNLRYSSGMREKAIYSIYGLASLGYKDAVYLDLTARNDWSSTLPEQNRSYFYPSASLSILLNNTFDLGENISLAKIRGGWAQVGNDTDPYKLMPSMVNSGLWGNQIELSTSGTLLLPNLKPEIQTSWELGADLALFDNRIHFEGTYYEAENKNQILNIGLPSSSGYTGKQINAGLISSRGIEFSVGGTPVKTNDWNWDVNFVFSKNRTKVKELAEGFDYIVLWSDAKGGAVTRVGDEIGQIVDDIMVRVEDPNSEYYGWPILDDEGWDDSDNWENYMEPGDNKAVIGNFNPDFIVGMQTALSYKRWTLSASLDWRVGGQFVSQTLRYGESDLHSQRWIDRTLKLNDMSGAEMAQYLRDHADQYLSPDGEFFVVVGGPTAEYGGLSHTEDGITLNDGVFMPGVEGHYDDNGNFVMVKEHLGENGTPTIRYQDFYGWGYTRNAMFDADFIKLREISVTYQLPPFKSIGINNASVSLYSRNIILWTKAGIGIDPETAFQAESSNQGSGIQFKQGIERYNVSPWTIPVGIKLNVSF; encoded by the coding sequence ATGAGAAAAAGATTTTTACAGTTGCTTTTAACTGGACTTTTTGCTGTGATTTGTATAAATTCGTTTGCACAGATCAATGTAAATGGTACAGTAACAAGTGATGATGGCGAACTCCTGCCCGGAGTTTCCATTCTGGTAAAAGGAACAGCAAATGGTGTTGTTACCGATTTTGAAGGAAATTATACATTTAATGGAGTGCCTACTGATGCCGTTCTTGTGTTTTCTTTTGTTGGAATGCAAACACAGGAAGTTGTGGTTGATGGCAAGTTTAAAATTGATGTAGTGCTGACAACCTCTTCTATTGGAATGGATGAAGTTGTTGTAACAGCTCTTGGTATTTCAAGAGAGAAAAAATCGCTTGGTTATTCCGTAGCTGAAGTTGACGGTGAAAGCCTGCAGAAAGTTGCCCAGGAGAATGTACTGAATGCCTTGTCGGGTAAAGTATCGGGGGTTACAGTAAATTCTACTGGTGGTCCCGGTTCATCAGTAAGTATGGTAATTCGAGGTGCTTCGTCGTTAACCAGTGATAATCAGCCGCTTTTTGTGGTAGATGGTATCCCGATGAACAATACCTTAAATAATGTGACGGCTATTGGTCGTGATAACAAGCCTGATTATGGTAATGCAATCTCGGATATTAACTCGGATGATATTGCAAGTATGACTGTGTTAAAAGGGCCTAGTGCTGCGGCACTTTATGGCTCACGCGCAGGTAATGGAGTGGTTCTTATTACCACAAAATCAGGTAAAAAGAGTAAAGGGTTAGGAGTAACGATTACGTCCAATACGGTAATCGATAATCCTTACAAATATTTGGATATGCATAATTTGTTTGCCAACGGACAGCGCCCGTTTACGCAAACTGACCGCCCCAATAACGGTTTGGACTACTACAGTGTTCCTGTTGGCGATTCTTACTGGGTTGGTCCGGAGTTGGATAAGGGCATGATGGCCTATCAATGGCCTTATTTTAACGAGAGTGGTGCGCTTACTGCCACACCGCTTGTATCACATCCTGATAACTATAAAGAGTTTTTCGAAACCGGTTTTACTACAACGAATACTGTTTCCGTAAATAATTCGAGCGAAAAAGTTGATTACCGGATTTCTTATAGTAATATGCAAAATCAGGGAATCATTCCAAACAGCGATTTACATAAAAATTCTATTGGGTTAAATTCAACTTTGCGGTTAACCGATAAGCTATCTATAAGCACAAACGTAAATTTTGTTTCCAATGGTGCCGATAATCGCCCATCAACCGGTAACCGCGGAACAAACCCGCTTCAGGCATTGTATGATATTAACTCAAGTATTGATGTCGATGATCTGAAAAACTATTGGGAACCAGGTAAAGAAGGAATTCAGCAAAATGCGCCTTATAATCTTGAAGTAAACCCTGACGGAACTTACGGAAAAGGAGATGATATAAATAACCCGTATTTTATTGCCAACGAGGTAAACAACAGCTTCCGCAGAGACCGTGTTTTTGGGAATGCCCGTATTGACTACGAGTTTAATAAACAATTATCGTTGATGTTACGCTATACGCACGATCAGTTTAACGAGAAGCGTGAAACCAAAATTGCTCCAAGTTATACCCGTGATGCAAATGGTGTTTATGGTTTAGAAGAACTTTACCGGATTGAGCAGAATGCAGATTTTTTATTGGCTTATAAAAAGACTTTTGACGATTGGAGTTTTAACGCTTCAGTAGGTGGCAATTATATGTATCAATACGCAGAAAACAGCCTGGCTGCCACAAAAGACAGAGGTTCGGGGTTAATAGTACCGGGCGTTTACAATTTGGGCAATATTGCTCCGGATAACTTAAGGTATTCCTCAGGAATGAGAGAAAAAGCCATTTACAGTATTTATGGTTTGGCTTCTTTAGGATACAAAGATGCTGTTTATCTTGATTTAACAGCTCGTAATGATTGGTCGAGTACTTTGCCCGAACAAAACAGGTCATACTTTTACCCATCGGCTTCGTTAAGTATATTACTAAATAATACATTTGATTTAGGTGAAAATATATCGCTTGCAAAAATTCGTGGTGGTTGGGCACAGGTTGGTAACGACACCGACCCCTATAAACTGATGCCAAGTATGGTAAATTCAGGTTTATGGGGAAATCAAATTGAGTTATCTACATCAGGAACACTATTGCTTCCTAATTTAAAACCTGAGATTCAAACTTCATGGGAGCTTGGTGCCGATCTTGCTTTGTTTGATAATCGCATTCATTTTGAAGGAACTTATTACGAAGCTGAAAATAAGAACCAGATTCTAAACATTGGACTTCCTTCGTCTTCTGGATATACCGGCAAACAAATTAATGCTGGTTTGATTTCAAGTAGAGGTATTGAATTTTCTGTTGGCGGAACACCTGTTAAAACAAACGACTGGAATTGGGATGTAAACTTTGTTTTCTCGAAAAACCGAACAAAAGTTAAAGAACTTGCTGAAGGTTTTGATTACATCGTACTTTGGTCGGATGCAAAAGGTGGAGCTGTTACCCGGGTTGGTGATGAGATTGGCCAGATTGTAGATGATATTATGGTGCGTGTAGAAGATCCAAATTCAGAATATTATGGATGGCCTATTCTCGACGATGAAGGTTGGGATGATTCTGATAACTGGGAGAACTATATGGAGCCAGGTGATAATAAGGCGGTTATTGGAAATTTTAATCCCGATTTTATTGTGGGAATGCAAACCGCTCTTTCATATAAAAGGTGGACACTTAGTGCCAGTTTAGACTGGAGGGTTGGCGGACAGTTTGTTTCTCAGACTTTACGCTACGGTGAATCAGATTTGCATTCACAACGTTGGATTGACCGGACATTGAAGTTAAACGACATGTCGGGAGCAGAAATGGCTCAGTATCTGCGCGATCATGCAGATCAATATTTATCGCCCGACGGTGAATTCTTTGTAGTAGTAGGAGGACCAACAGCCGAATATGGAGGTTTATCACATACCGAAGATGGTATTACATTAAACGACGGTGTTTTTATGCCGGGTGTAGAAGGCCATTATGATGATAACGGAAACTTTGTGATGGTAAAAGAGCATCTTGGAGAGAACGGAACTCCAACAATCCGTTATCAGGATTTTTATGGATGGGGCTACACTCGAAATGCCATGTTTGATGCCGATTTTATTAAACTACGAGAGATTTCTGTTACCTACCAGTTACCACCTTTTAAATCAATTGGAATTAATAACGCTTCTGTTTCGTTGTACAGCCGAAACATTATACTGTGGACAAAAGCAGGTATTGGTATCGATCCTGAAACTGCTTTCCAGGCCGAATCAAGTAATCAGGGTAGTGGAATACAATTTAAGCAGGGTATCGAAAGGTATAACGTAAGCCCCTGGACAATTCCTGTTGGTATCAAATTAAATGTAAGTTTCTAA
- a CDS encoding calcineurin-like phosphoesterase family protein — protein sequence MLQKGSLVFLFLLFSMVFNGIGQTDIQGIVFLDNNKNGVQDANEPGIENVLVSNGRDVVKTSKTGNWKLDADPKAEQVFVIKPSGYQVPVSNYQTPLYYSGISNQNIEFPLYKQEENNSFSVVYFGDTQARGTKEMDYIFHDAVEELIGTGAAFGVSLGDIVADDPEMMDDVASGIAQIGIPWYNIFGNHDNDRNADVNSERDNTFEEFFGPSTYAYEYGQVAFIALNNIYFQENEKYKPHFTERQLKFVANYLSHISEDKLIVLMMHAPIVACDNREDLYRIIEGRKHTFSISGHVHEQLNLFVNAENGWNGSDAHHHLINATVCGSWWCGIKDEIGIPHATMNDGAPNGYSIITFNGNEYEVVFKASRRPADYQMNIYFPDELQITELDTTKVLVNVFAGSEKSVVEMKLDGDNNWITLAKKDQIDPQSLKVHQLNSVLSKEIDGEALEDMIGYKMDYPSVSTHMWEGKITENLQPGTHKITVRTTDMYGQSWIAHRIFRLTQ from the coding sequence ATGTTGCAAAAAGGAAGTTTGGTTTTTCTGTTTTTGCTATTTTCCATGGTTTTTAATGGGATCGGGCAAACCGACATTCAGGGAATTGTGTTTCTGGACAACAATAAAAATGGCGTGCAGGATGCAAATGAACCCGGAATTGAAAATGTATTGGTATCGAATGGTCGTGATGTGGTTAAAACCAGTAAAACAGGTAATTGGAAATTAGACGCCGATCCTAAAGCGGAACAAGTTTTTGTAATAAAACCTTCGGGATATCAGGTTCCGGTGAGTAATTATCAGACGCCGCTTTATTATTCCGGAATATCAAATCAGAACATAGAATTTCCTTTATACAAACAAGAGGAAAACAACAGTTTTTCGGTGGTATATTTTGGCGATACACAGGCTCGTGGTACAAAAGAAATGGATTATATCTTTCATGATGCTGTGGAAGAATTGATTGGAACCGGCGCTGCATTTGGTGTTTCGCTGGGCGATATTGTTGCCGATGATCCTGAAATGATGGATGATGTGGCAAGCGGCATTGCCCAAATCGGAATTCCCTGGTACAACATTTTTGGTAACCACGATAACGACCGTAATGCAGATGTAAACTCTGAAAGAGACAATACATTTGAGGAATTCTTTGGCCCTTCAACCTATGCCTATGAATACGGACAAGTGGCTTTTATTGCGCTAAACAACATCTATTTTCAAGAGAACGAAAAATATAAACCACATTTTACCGAACGCCAGTTGAAGTTTGTGGCAAACTACCTTAGCCATATTTCCGAAGATAAATTGATTGTATTAATGATGCATGCACCCATTGTTGCTTGTGATAATCGGGAAGACTTATACCGAATTATCGAAGGTAGGAAACACACATTTTCCATTTCGGGGCATGTACACGAACAACTCAATTTATTTGTTAATGCCGAAAATGGTTGGAATGGTAGTGACGCTCATCATCATTTAATTAACGCAACTGTTTGTGGAAGTTGGTGGTGCGGAATTAAGGATGAAATTGGAATTCCGCATGCAACAATGAACGACGGCGCTCCAAATGGCTATTCAATCATCACTTTTAATGGCAATGAATACGAAGTTGTATTTAAAGCTTCTCGGCGGCCGGCGGATTACCAAATGAATATTTATTTTCCCGACGAGTTGCAAATAACAGAACTGGATACAACAAAAGTTTTGGTAAATGTTTTTGCGGGTTCTGAAAAATCAGTTGTAGAAATGAAATTGGATGGCGACAATAATTGGATAACGCTGGCTAAGAAAGATCAGATTGATCCGCAGAGTTTGAAAGTCCACCAATTAAATTCAGTTTTATCCAAAGAAATTGATGGAGAAGCGCTGGAAGATATGATCGGTTATAAAATGGATTACCCAAGTGTTTCCACGCATATGTGGGAAGGAAAAATCACTGAAAACTTGCAGCCGGGAACACATAAAATAACTGTAAGAACAACTGATATGTATGGGCAGAGCTGGATCGCTCACCGTATTTTTCGACTAACTCAATAA
- a CDS encoding metallophosphoesterase family protein: MRKLFAGNIFVILILLCGSCFAQEGKVPEHIILNLTEKPSESVAVSWRTKSPAKQFIQWVDDTESPVAPVENQTLEAKANTVTYYDGDLPPLTVTNYSAIIPGLKPKTQYLYRVGSENAWSEWFQFKTAGLQNEAFSFIYFGDAQNNIKSQWSRVIRKAYATAPNAGFIYHAGDLINHTNSEKEWQEWFHAGDFIHATIPSMMTPGNHEYDSTALDNHWRPQFTLPENGPDFDLLSETVYYVDYQDLRIISIDADIMTESMEAAIKTKEWLEKVLADNKQKWTILTLHFPFYSTANNRDNPELREHFQPIIEKYKVDMVLTGHDHAYGRGMENISSMTEKGTMSGPMYVVSVSGPKMYGLSDKDWMRRKAGNTQLFQVLSIDGDDLNFKAHTATGQLYDEFDLIKQNGKKNKLVDKAPDVPERLYSR, translated from the coding sequence ATGAGAAAACTTTTTGCCGGAAACATATTCGTGATCTTAATTCTTTTGTGCGGAAGTTGTTTTGCTCAGGAAGGTAAGGTGCCAGAGCATATTATTCTAAATCTTACAGAAAAGCCTTCCGAAAGTGTTGCTGTATCCTGGCGTACAAAATCACCAGCAAAGCAATTTATACAATGGGTAGACGATACTGAATCGCCTGTTGCCCCAGTTGAAAATCAAACACTGGAAGCAAAAGCCAATACTGTAACTTATTACGATGGCGATTTACCTCCGCTTACGGTAACCAATTATTCAGCTATCATACCTGGCCTGAAACCTAAAACGCAGTATTTGTACCGCGTTGGTTCCGAAAACGCGTGGAGCGAATGGTTTCAGTTTAAAACTGCCGGTTTGCAGAACGAAGCTTTTTCGTTTATTTATTTTGGAGATGCTCAGAACAACATTAAATCTCAGTGGTCGAGAGTAATCAGAAAAGCTTACGCAACAGCACCTAATGCCGGATTTATCTATCATGCCGGCGATTTAATCAATCATACCAACAGCGAAAAAGAGTGGCAGGAGTGGTTTCATGCCGGCGATTTTATTCATGCGACTATCCCGAGTATGATGACTCCGGGAAACCATGAATACGACAGCACCGCTCTTGATAACCATTGGAGACCGCAATTTACGTTGCCGGAGAACGGCCCTGATTTCGACCTGCTCTCCGAAACTGTTTATTATGTCGATTATCAGGATTTGCGGATTATTTCTATCGATGCTGATATTATGACTGAATCGATGGAAGCTGCCATAAAAACTAAAGAATGGTTGGAGAAAGTGCTGGCTGATAATAAGCAAAAGTGGACGATACTAACATTGCATTTTCCGTTTTACTCAACAGCAAATAACAGAGATAATCCCGAGCTTCGTGAACACTTTCAACCCATTATCGAAAAATATAAGGTTGATATGGTTTTAACAGGGCATGACCATGCCTACGGACGGGGAATGGAAAATATTTCGTCGATGACTGAAAAAGGAACAATGTCGGGGCCCATGTATGTTGTTTCAGTTAGTGGTCCCAAAATGTATGGTCTCTCAGACAAAGACTGGATGCGCAGAAAAGCCGGAAATACACAACTCTTCCAGGTTCTGTCTATTGATGGCGACGACTTGAATTTTAAAGCCCACACCGCAACAGGGCAGCTTTATGATGAGTTCGATCTGATCAAGCAAAATGGAAAGAAGAATAAACTGGTAGATAAAGCGCCGGACGTTCCGGAAAGATTGTACAGCCGCTAG
- a CDS encoding Gfo/Idh/MocA family oxidoreductase, producing MKSTRRDFLQKSAVAGAATIVAPTVIASDVFGANDRINAAVLGVNGRGGSHISAFMNQKNVQVTTLCDPDLNVAREKAKEFKDEYDKEVKIEQDLRNVYDDKDIDVVSVATPNHWHALAVIWACQAGKDVYVEKPGSHNIWEGRKMVEAAQKYNRIVQHGVQLRSSPAIQEAVQLLRDGYIGRVYMARGLVFRWRGDIGDKGFSPVPDGLDYDLWTGPALMRPFTENLVHYNWHWHWDYGNGDVGNQGIHETDMCMWGLDVGLPTKITSMGGKFLWNDSKEVPEVLTSVYHYPEEDKIIQFEVRPWCTNTEEGVTVGNIFYGEKGILVVDGYSEYKTYLGRDREPGMSGSDGEAQSSGMARGAGGTDGHFANFIEAVRSRDSSILNGPVETAHLSSALAHLGNIAYRTGKVLTFNPESERFVNDPEADAMLSRNYRAPYVVPKNV from the coding sequence ATGAAATCAACAAGACGAGATTTTTTACAGAAAAGTGCAGTTGCAGGGGCCGCGACCATTGTGGCACCTACGGTGATTGCTTCCGATGTGTTTGGTGCTAACGATCGTATAAATGCCGCCGTTCTGGGGGTAAATGGAAGAGGTGGAAGTCATATTTCTGCTTTTATGAATCAAAAGAATGTGCAGGTTACCACTTTATGTGATCCTGATTTGAATGTGGCTCGCGAGAAAGCAAAGGAGTTCAAGGATGAATATGACAAAGAAGTAAAAATTGAACAGGATTTAAGAAATGTATACGACGACAAAGACATTGATGTGGTAAGTGTTGCCACACCAAACCATTGGCATGCGCTTGCTGTAATATGGGCTTGTCAGGCCGGGAAAGATGTTTACGTAGAAAAACCCGGATCTCATAATATTTGGGAAGGACGAAAGATGGTTGAAGCCGCACAGAAATACAATCGTATTGTTCAGCATGGTGTTCAGTTAAGAAGCTCTCCTGCTATTCAGGAAGCTGTGCAACTTTTGCGCGACGGATACATTGGACGGGTTTATATGGCCAGAGGTCTCGTATTCCGTTGGCGAGGCGATATAGGCGATAAGGGGTTTTCTCCCGTTCCCGATGGTTTGGATTACGATCTTTGGACAGGACCGGCGCTTATGCGTCCGTTTACCGAAAACCTTGTACATTACAACTGGCATTGGCATTGGGATTATGGAAATGGCGATGTAGGCAACCAGGGAATTCACGAAACAGATATGTGTATGTGGGGACTTGATGTTGGCTTGCCCACAAAAATCACATCGATGGGCGGTAAGTTTCTTTGGAACGACTCAAAAGAAGTTCCCGAAGTGTTGACTTCTGTTTATCATTATCCGGAGGAAGATAAAATAATACAGTTTGAAGTGCGCCCTTGGTGTACAAATACTGAAGAAGGTGTAACTGTCGGAAATATCTTTTATGGTGAAAAAGGAATATTGGTTGTTGATGGTTACAGCGAATATAAAACGTATTTAGGTAGAGATCGCGAACCCGGAATGTCTGGAAGTGATGGTGAAGCTCAGTCCAGCGGAATGGCACGTGGTGCCGGTGGTACCGACGGACATTTTGCCAATTTTATTGAAGCAGTTCGCTCTAGAGATAGCTCTATTCTGAATGGCCCGGTTGAAACGGCTCATTTGTCGTCGGCGTTGGCTCATCTCGGAAATATTGCATACCGAACAGGTAAGGTGCTTACTTTTAATCCTGAATCGGAACGATTTGTAAACGACCCGGAAGCGGATGCAATGCTATCGCGCAACTATCGTGCACCATATGTAGTTCCTAAGAATGTATGA